Proteins encoded together in one Paenibacillus sp. J23TS9 window:
- a CDS encoding YheC/YheD family protein codes for MMKYKSTSIKSKWTKTKWLLQHPVLSKHIPSTMQFNKQHLESMLSAYSTVYFKPTTGSGGARIIRIKRNASGYQTQYNTVKENHSTLDHLYDHLNRFSKRRSFLLQKGIHLAKTNGKPFDIRVMVQKTNSGKWESTGVFMKIANSGKIVTNYNQGGRIGYFRPALSGAGFDTTSINNIEAELKRMGVSVGKHFDRYLKGFKELGLDVALDSKRKLWILEVNTRPQIYPLLNLKDRKLYQRVLSYGKQYGRKK; via the coding sequence ATGATGAAATACAAAAGCACGTCGATTAAAAGTAAATGGACGAAAACCAAATGGCTCTTGCAGCACCCGGTTTTAAGCAAGCATATTCCATCAACCATGCAATTTAATAAACAACATTTAGAATCCATGCTTTCTGCGTATTCTACAGTCTATTTCAAACCTACCACTGGCTCAGGCGGGGCCCGTATTATTCGGATTAAAAGGAATGCCAGCGGATATCAAACACAATACAACACAGTCAAAGAAAACCATTCTACCCTTGATCATTTATATGATCATCTGAATCGTTTCTCCAAGCGCCGGTCCTTTTTGCTGCAGAAAGGGATCCATCTGGCCAAGACGAACGGCAAGCCTTTTGACATAAGAGTCATGGTTCAGAAAACGAACAGCGGTAAATGGGAAAGCACGGGTGTTTTCATGAAAATAGCAAATAGCGGCAAAATCGTCACCAATTATAATCAAGGCGGGAGGATCGGATACTTCCGTCCTGCACTGTCTGGAGCAGGCTTCGATACCACCTCGATAAATAACATAGAAGCCGAATTAAAGCGGATGGGCGTCTCCGTCGGAAAACACTTTGATCGTTATCTCAAGGGCTTCAAAGAGCTAGGGCTCGATGTAGCCTTGGATTCCAAAAGAAAACTTTGGATTCTCGAGGTGAATACGAGGCCTCAAATTTATCCATTGTTAAATTTGAAGGACCGGAAACTGTATCAGCGAGTCCTATCCTATGGGAAGCAGTATGGGAGAAAGAAGTGA
- a CDS encoding glycoside hydrolase family 3 C-terminal domain-containing protein: protein MSTQKFGAPLEGFSEFSRKVAAEGAVLLKNEGNVLPIKQTENVSVFGRTQVNYYRSGTGSGGSVHVTHTTNLLDGLRSKRNMIVNEELAAVYEQWIEQNPFDNGGGGWAAEPWHQKEMPLIDELVAEARKISTKAIVVIGRTAGEDQDNANEPGSYLLTAEEKAMLKQVTAHFEQTVVVLNVSNIIDMSWLNDESYVNPIPCVIYSWQGGMEGGSAIADVLVGEVTPSGKLTDTIAYSIEDYPSTRNYGNEFKNFYEEDIYVGYRYFETFCPDKVQFEFGYGLSYTGFSLSPEEAKRVTKDGEEYLEVGVTVKNIGTTYAGKEVVQIYAAAPQGMLGQPAKALAAFGKTKELQPGESQHLTISFPAHAMASYDDAGVTGHPSAYVLEAGTYRLFAGSSVRDLVEIGVEAQDGYVVEELKVVKQLQEAMAPTESFKRMKPGVRKEDGSYELTYAEVPTRSISMADRIEKNLPKTLPQTGDQGYKLRDVHEGKVNMETFIAQLSDQDLAVIVRGEGMSSPLVTPGTASAFGGVSDNLLHYGIPVACTADGPSGIRMDSGQKATQVAIGTLLAATWNTELVEELYVLEGRELLGYHVDALLGPGLNIRRSPLNGRNFEYFSEDPLVSGAFAAACTRGIMKGGSNATLKHFACNNQEQYRSKVDAIVSERALREIYLKGFEIAVKEGGANSIMTSYNPVNGHWAASNYDLNTTILRGEWGFKGIVMTDWWAIMNDVVNGGPADRENTNWMVRAQNDLYMVVMNYGAEINAWDDNTLESLANGTLTRGELQRSAINICEFIMHAPVFSRKQVIEEAVATFTGDPSLPVTEAQALSDNAQVKPAAAGTTVVKVDQAGEYRIIVRIMSPESELAQSACNVTLNDESMTTIQTNGTDGRWIKQKLVKIKLEAGLYELKLDFVKPGLQIDWIEFKKV, encoded by the coding sequence TTGAGCACACAAAAATTTGGAGCCCCATTAGAAGGATTTTCCGAATTCAGCAGAAAGGTAGCCGCAGAAGGTGCCGTACTGTTAAAAAATGAAGGGAATGTTCTCCCCATTAAGCAAACCGAAAACGTTTCAGTTTTTGGCAGAACGCAGGTGAATTATTATCGCAGCGGTACAGGTTCGGGAGGCAGTGTCCATGTTACGCATACGACCAATCTGCTGGACGGTCTGCGCAGCAAAAGAAACATGATCGTCAATGAAGAGTTAGCGGCTGTGTATGAACAATGGATTGAACAAAATCCTTTCGATAACGGCGGAGGCGGCTGGGCGGCAGAGCCGTGGCACCAAAAGGAAATGCCTTTGATCGATGAGCTGGTGGCCGAAGCCAGAAAAATCTCCACCAAGGCGATCGTGGTCATCGGACGCACGGCGGGTGAGGACCAGGATAACGCAAATGAGCCGGGCAGCTATCTGTTAACGGCCGAAGAAAAAGCGATGCTGAAGCAGGTGACGGCTCATTTTGAGCAGACCGTCGTTGTGCTGAATGTATCCAACATTATCGACATGAGCTGGTTGAACGATGAGAGTTACGTGAACCCGATTCCATGTGTCATCTACTCTTGGCAGGGCGGCATGGAAGGCGGCAGCGCGATTGCCGACGTCCTGGTTGGAGAAGTGACACCGAGCGGCAAATTAACGGATACGATCGCTTATTCCATTGAAGACTATCCGTCGACCCGCAATTACGGCAATGAATTTAAAAATTTTTATGAGGAAGATATATACGTAGGATACCGCTACTTCGAGACGTTTTGTCCGGATAAGGTTCAGTTCGAATTCGGTTACGGCTTGTCCTATACCGGATTTAGCCTATCGCCGGAGGAAGCCAAACGAGTCACCAAGGACGGAGAAGAGTATCTTGAAGTCGGGGTAACGGTTAAAAATATCGGAACCACTTATGCCGGAAAAGAGGTCGTCCAGATCTATGCGGCAGCGCCGCAAGGGATGCTGGGCCAACCGGCCAAAGCACTGGCCGCATTCGGCAAGACCAAGGAACTGCAGCCGGGTGAATCGCAGCATCTTACGATAAGCTTCCCGGCACATGCCATGGCCTCTTATGATGACGCCGGCGTAACGGGACATCCTTCCGCATATGTACTAGAAGCCGGGACGTACCGCTTGTTTGCAGGAAGCAGCGTCCGAGATCTCGTGGAAATCGGCGTCGAAGCACAGGACGGTTACGTCGTGGAAGAACTTAAAGTCGTGAAGCAGCTGCAGGAGGCAATGGCGCCGACCGAAAGCTTTAAGCGAATGAAGCCGGGTGTCCGTAAGGAAGACGGCTCATATGAATTGACCTATGCGGAGGTGCCGACGCGCAGCATTTCGATGGCGGATCGGATTGAAAAAAATCTGCCGAAGACGCTTCCGCAAACCGGCGATCAGGGCTACAAATTGCGAGACGTGCATGAAGGAAAGGTCAACATGGAGACCTTTATCGCGCAGCTTAGCGATCAAGATCTGGCGGTCATCGTCCGAGGAGAAGGCATGAGCAGTCCGCTGGTGACCCCGGGTACGGCATCTGCCTTCGGTGGGGTCAGCGATAATCTGCTTCATTACGGCATTCCGGTGGCATGCACGGCTGACGGCCCATCCGGGATCCGCATGGACAGCGGACAGAAGGCGACACAGGTTGCGATCGGCACGCTGCTTGCAGCTACCTGGAACACGGAGCTCGTTGAAGAGCTGTATGTCCTGGAAGGCCGCGAGCTGCTTGGCTACCATGTGGATGCACTGCTAGGACCCGGGCTCAACATTCGCCGCAGTCCGCTTAACGGCCGAAACTTTGAATATTTTTCCGAGGATCCGCTCGTTTCCGGGGCATTCGCTGCCGCCTGCACGCGCGGGATCATGAAGGGCGGCTCGAACGCGACGCTGAAGCATTTTGCCTGCAACAACCAGGAGCAGTATCGCAGCAAAGTCGATGCTATCGTCTCGGAGCGCGCCTTGCGGGAAATTTATCTGAAGGGCTTCGAAATCGCGGTAAAAGAGGGTGGAGCGAACTCCATTATGACCTCCTACAATCCGGTGAATGGACACTGGGCCGCGTCAAACTATGATTTGAACACCACGATCCTTCGCGGAGAATGGGGATTCAAAGGCATCGTGATGACGGACTGGTGGGCCATTATGAATGACGTGGTGAACGGAGGCCCTGCGGACCGGGAAAATACAAATTGGATGGTCCGCGCGCAAAACGATCTGTACATGGTGGTCATGAACTATGGCGCGGAAATCAACGCGTGGGATGATAATACGCTGGAATCCCTGGCAAACGGTACGCTGACTCGCGGAGAACTGCAGCGCAGCGCCATCAACATTTGCGAATTTATAATGCACGCGCCTGTTTTCTCCCGCAAACAGGTGATTGAAGAGGCGGTTGCCACATTCACGGGTGATCCGTCCCTCCCGGTAACAGAAGCGCAAGCCTTGTCCGATAACGCCCAGGTGAAGCCTGCTGCAGCCGGAACGACAGTTGTGAAGGTGGATCAGGCCGGCGAGTACCGGATCATTGTCCGCATCATGTCTCCAGAATCCGAACTTGCGCAAAGCGCATGCAACGTGACGCTGAACGATGAGTCGATGACGACCATTCAAACGAACGGTACGGACGGCAGATGGATCAAGCAGAAGCTTGTTAAAATCAAGCTTGAAGCAGGTCTTTATGAACTGAAGCTGGATTTCGTCAAACCAGGATTGCAAATCGACTGGATTGAGTTTAAGAAAGTTTAA